The Ornithinimicrobium sufpigmenti genome includes the window CCCAGCGCCTCGACCCCCCGGGTCGGCGGTGGGCTGCGCCCGAGGTGGGCGCGGCTCGGGGGGGCTAGGACCAGCACCAGCCCGGTGCTGGAGCCGTTGCTGCGCTCGGTCCGCGCCACCCACCCGCGGGCCGACGTCTCGTTGATCGAGCGCGCCTACCAGGTTGCCGAGAAGGCGCACAAGGGCCAGACCCGCAAGAGCGGCGACGCCTACATCACCCACCCGCTGGCGGTGGCCTCCATCCTCGCCGAGCTCGGGATGACCCCCTCCACCATCGCGGCGGCACTGCTGCACGACACGGTGGAGGACACCGCATACTCCCTGGAGCAGCTGCGAAAGGACTTCGGCGACGAGATCGCCATGATGGTCGACGGCGTGACCAAGCTCGACAAGGTCACCTACGGCGACGCGGCGCAGGCCGAGACCGTGCGCAAGATGGTCGTGGCCATGGCGCGGGACATCCGGGTGCTGGTGATCAAGCTGGCCGACCGGCTGCACAACGCCCGCACCTGGCGCTACGTGTCGGCCGAGTCCGCCGCGCGCAAGGCGCAGGAGACGCTGGAGATCTACGCCCCGCTGGCGCACCGGCTGGGGATGAACACCATCAAGTGGGAGCTGGAGGACCTGTCCTTCGCCCAGCTCTACCCCAAGGTGTATGACGAGATCGTCCGGATGGTGGCCGAGCGCGCGCCGGCACGGGAGCAGATGCTGTCCCGGATCCGGGCCGAGATCACCGAGGAGCTCAAGACGAGCAAGATCCGGGCGACGGTCACCGGCCGGCCCAAGCACTACTACTCGGTCTACCAGAAGATGATCGTGCGCGGGCACGACTTCGAGCAGATCTACGACCTGGTCGCGGTCCGGGTGCTGGTGGACTCGATCCAGGACTGCTACGCGGTGCTCGGCGCCCTGCACAGCCGGTGGAACCCGGTGCCGGGGCGGTTCAAGGACTACATCGCGATGCCGAAGTTCAACATGTACCAGTCGCTGCACACCACGGTGATGGGCCCGGGCGGCAAGCCGGTCGAGGTGCAGATCCGCACCCACCAGATGCACCGCCGGGCCGAGTATGGCGTGGCGGCCCACTGGAAGTACAAGGAGCAGGGCCCGGACGGCACCAAGGCCAAGGCGGGCACGGACGGCGGCCCGGGGGCGCTGGACGGGATGGGGTGGCTGCGCCAGCTCATCGAGTGGCAGAAGGAGACCTCGGACCCGGGGGAGTTCCTCGACTCGCTGCGGTTCGAGGTCGGCGCCGCCGAGGTCTACGTCTTCACCCCGGACGGCGACGTCATGGCCCTGGCGGCCGGGGCCACGCCCGTCGACTTCGCGTATGCGGTGCACACCGAGGTCGGGCACCGCTGTGTCGGTGGGCGGGTCAACGGCAAGCTGGTGCCGCTGGACTCCGAGCTGGTCAACGGTGACGTCTGCGAGATCATCACCAGCAAGGCCCAGGACGCCGGCCCGAGCCGCGACTGGCTCAACTTCGTCAAGACGGCCCGCGCCCGCAACAAGATCCGGCAGTGGTTCACCCGGGAGCGGCGCGAGGAGATGGTCGACTCCGGTCGCGACCAGATCGCCAAGGTGCTGCGCAAGCAGAACGCCCCGCTGCAACGGCTGATGAGCCACGACACGCTGACCGCGGTCGCGCAGGACCTGAACTACAAGGACATCGAGGGCCTCTACGCCGCCGTCGGCGAGGGGCACGTCAGCTCCCAGCACGTGGTCAACCAGCTGGTGGCCACGCTCGGCGGAGAGGACGGTGCCGAGGAGGACCTGGCCGAGGCGGTCCGCCCGCAGCGCGGCCGGCTCCCGCAGGCCGACCCGGGCGTCACCGTGGTCGGCGCCGACGACGTCTGGGTCAAGCTGGCCCGCTGCTGCACCCCGGTGCCGGGCGACCCCATCCTCGGCTTCGTCACCCACGGCAAGGGCGTCTCGGTGCACCGCACCGACTGCACCAACGCCGAGCAGCTGCAGACGCAGTCGCCCGAGCGGATCCTGGCGGTGGCATGGGCCCCGACCGCCTCCAGCCTGTTCCTGGTCAACATGCAGGTGGAGGCGCTGGACCGGCCCGGCCTGCTCTCCGACGTGACCCGGGTGCTGTCCGAGCAGCACGTCAACATCCTCTCGGCGTCGGTGCAGACCAGCCGCGACAGGGTGGCCCTGTCCAAGTTCACCTTCGAGATGGCCGACCCCTCGCACCTGGAGTCGGTGATCCGCGCCGTGCGCCGCATCCCCGCCGTGCTCGACGCCTACCGCGTCACCGGCACCACCAGCACCGACCCGCACCGCCGCCGCAGCCAGCCCTCCCGCAGCGCGTGACCTGACCCTGGCGAGGCCGACCGGCGACACGCTCTGCCCCCGACCGGGGACACGGTCTGCCCCCGACCGGGGACACGTCCTGCGCGGCGCCGCGTCGCCGGATGGGCACAGCGTGTCGCCGGATGGGGCAGAACGTGTCGCCGGTCCGTCAGGGGGTGGCGGGGGCGAGGAAGGCGGCGAGGGCGGCGGCATACCCGGCCTGGTCGAGCGTGCCGCAGATCTCGCGGGTGGAGTGCATGGAGAGCACCGGCGCGCCGAAGTCGACCGTGGTGGCGCCGGTGAGGGCCGAGGTCATCGGGCCGACCGTCGAGCCGCAGGGCAGGTCGGTGCGGGTGACGAAGGTCTGCATCGGCACGCCCGCCTGCTCGCAGGCCAGCTGGAAGGCCGCGGCGCCGAGGCTGTCGGTGGCGTAGCGCAGGTTGGTGTTGACCTTGAGCACCGGGCCGCCGTTCATCCGGATCTGGTGCTGCGGCTCGTGCCGCTCGGCGTAGTTGGGGTGCGTCGCATGGGCCATGTCGCCGGAGGCGATGACCGTGCCGGCCAGGGCCCGCCAGTAGTCCTCGCGGCTGCCCCCGGCGGCCAGCACGATCCGCTCGAGCCAGGCCGGGAGGAAGGTCGACTGAGCGCCGCGCTCGGAGGTGCTGCCGACCTCCTCGTGGTCGAACAGCGCGATCATCGGGATCCACGGCTGCTCGGCGGGCTGGTCCACCGCGTGCAGGAGGGCGAGGACCGCGGCGTAGGACGTCGCGAGGTTGTCCAGCCGCGCGGAAGCAAGCAGCTCACCGTCGCGCCCGATCCTGCGTGCGGGCGTGAGGTCGTGCGTCATCGCGTCGTAGGCGAGCAGGTCCTCCGGCGCTACCTGCACCTGGTCGGCGAGCCAGTCGCGGAAGGTGCGGTCCACACCGGCGCCCAGCCCCCAGTGCGGGGCGAGGTGCTGCTGGTCGTTGAGCTGCAGCCCCTCGGTCCGGACGGTGCGGTCCAGGTGGATCGCCAGCTGGCTGACCCGCAGGATCGGGTCGTCGCAGCGCCACAGCCGCTGCCCGACGCCGCCCGGCGCCGAGGCGTCCCGGACGGCGACGCGACCGGACAGGCCGAGGTCGCGGTCCAGCCACGAGTTGGTCAGCGCCCCGCCGTAGATCTCCACGCCCAGCATCTGCCAGCCGGCGCGCGCCCAGTCAGGGTGCGGCTTGATCCGCAGGTTGGGGGAGTCGGTGTGGGCACCGACGACCCGGTATGGCGTGTGCGCCGCCGCACCCTCCGGCAGGTGGTCGGTCGACCAGGCGATGAGCGAGCCGCCCCGCCGCACGACATAGCTGCCCGGCGTAGTCGGGGTCGGGTCGGTCTCGACGACCTCGGCGAAGCCCTGACCCGTGAGGAGACGGGCCGCGGAGTCCACGGCGTGGAAGGGGGAGGGCGAGGCGTCGAGGTAGCGGCACAGGCCGTCCGCGACCTCCGTCACGTGGCTGGCGAGCTCCTCGATGCGCCGCACCTCCGGGGGGTCGCCCGGGCTGTCGGTCATCAGGACAGGCCACCCCGCGCCGAGTCCAGCCACAGCTTCTTGGTGGCGATCTCGGACTCCAGGCTGGAGGCCCGCTTGTCGTCACCGGCCGCGCGAGCGGCGGCGAGGTCGGACTCCAGGCCCTGCACCTGACGCTCCAGCTGGTCCACCATCGACTGCGCGCGGGCGGTGAGCTCGGGGTCGGTGCGCTGCCATTTCTTGTCCTCCAGATCGCGGACCTGCTGCTCGACGGCCCTCAGGCGACCCTCGACCCGGCGCACGTCGGCACGGGGGACCTTGCCCGCGGCCTCCCAGCGGTCCTGGATGCGACGCAGCTCGTTCTTGGCGTGCTCGAGGTTGGCCTCGTCGACGGTCAGCGCCTCGGCCTCCGCGAGCAGAGCCTCCTTGACCTTGAGGTTCTCGGTGAACTCGGCCTCCTCGGCGGCCACCACCTCGTCCTTGGCGTTGAAGAAGGCGTCCTGGGCGGACTTGAAGCGCTGCCACAGGGCGTCGTCCTCGGTACGGGAGGCGCGCCCGGCGCGCTTCCAGTCCTGCATGAGCCGCTTGAAGGCGCCGGCCGTTGCACCCCAGTCCTTGCTGGTCGCCAGCTGCTCCGCCTCGGCGACGAGCCGCTCCTTGAGCCGCTTGGCCTCGGCGTGCTGGTCGTCGAGCTGGGCGAACCAGGTCTTGCGGGCCTTGTCGAAGGAGGAGCGAGCGGCGCTGAAGCGCTGCCAGAGCCCGGACTCGACATCCTTGTCCAGGCGGGGTCCGGAGCGCTGGTGGGCCTTCCACTCGTCCAGCAGCTCGCGGACCCGGGCGCTGCTCTGCTTCCACTGGATGCGCGACGGGTCGGTGGCGGCCAGCTGCTCGGCCTGGGCGACGATCGCCTCGCGCTCCTGCGTCGCCTGGGCCTTGGCGGCCGCGCGGGCCTGCTGCTCGGCCCTCGCCTTGTCGGAGATCGCACCCTCCAGGTGCGTGACCGTCGCCTCGAGGGCGGCCAGGTCGCCGACGACGTTGGCCTCGCCGATCTGCTCCTTGAGGTGGTTCAGCGACTGCCGGGCGTCGTGCGAGCTGACGTCGGTGCTGGCCAGGCGAGCCTTGAGGAGGTCCGCCGCTGCCACGAGCTCGTCGTACTTGCGGGCAAAGTAGGCCAGCGCCTCATCGGCGGTGGCCCCCGGGTAGGACCCGACCGCACGCTCGGTGCCGTCGGCGAATTGGACGTAGACGGTGCCGTCCTCGCCCACGCGTCCGTGCCGGACCGACTCGCTGGGCGGCAGCGGCTCAGCCACCGCTGCGCTGGTGTCCGGGCTGGCCGGAGCGGTCGGGACGGACGATGCCGGCCGCGGAGCCGCGGGCTTCCGCGCCGCGAACATGGCCGGCGTGGGAACACCCGGAAGGGGGGCTGCCGGCTGGGCGGGGCTCTCCTCGGCGGGGTCCGCTGCGGCCGGGGTCTCCTCGGCAGGTGCCTCACTGGATGCCTCGTCGGCGGGTTCTTCCTCGGCAGCTGCCTGGGCGGCCTCTTCGACCGGAGTCTCCGCCGCGGCTTCCTCCACAGCCGGGGGTTCTTCAGCGGGTGACTCGGTGGTCTCCTCCGCAGGCGCGGCCTCTTCCGCGGGTGCCTCGGCGAGCTCCGGCGTGTCGGGCTCCGGGGTGGCCTGCGGGGCCTCGGTCGCGGCGGCCTGCTCCGTCACCTGGTCGCGGCTGGCCTCGGACTCGGGCAACTGGTCGGTCTCGGCGGAGCGCTCGGACGGCTGCGGCATCTGGTCGGTCACTGTGGGTGGCTCTTCTCTGGAAGGGACCGCGAGGTCGACCATCGGGGCCGACTCGACGTGGCGTGGTGCACCGACCCTACCTAACGGCTCTCACCGCCTGCGGGACTAGCCTGCACTGCATGTTCGTGCGCAGCATCGTGGCCGACGCCTTCGGGACCAACTGCTACATCGTGGCCCCCGCCGCAGGCGAGGAGTGCCTGATCGTCGACCCCGGCGTGGGCGTGGTGGACCGGGTGCAGGAGGTGCTGCGCGAGCACCGGCTGCGCCCCGCCGCGGTCCTCCTCACCCACGGCCATCTCGACCATGTCTACTCCGTCACGCCCGTGTGCGCGGGGACCACCGGCGCCTACATCCACACCGACGACTGCTACCGGCTGCGCGACCCGCTCGCCACCATGAACCCGCAGCTGCTGCTGGCGCTCGAGCAGCAGTTCGGCCGCGCCGCGACGTGGACGGAGCCCGAGGACGTCGTCGAGGTCACCGACCGGCAGGTGCTGGAGCTGGCCGGGCTGCAGCTCGAGGTGGCGCACGCGCCGGGCCACACCGAGGGCTCGGTCCTGTTCTCGCTGGCCGGCGTGCCGGACGGCATCCCCTCCGACGAGCTGGAGCGGACCATGCTCTCCGGCGACGTCCTGTTCGCCGGCTCGATCGGGCGCACCGACCTGCCCGGCGGCGACCATGCCGCGATGCAACGCTCCCTGCGCGACGTCGTGCTGCCCCAGCCGGACCCCACCCTGGTCCTGCCCGGGCACGGACCGGCCACGACGATGGCGCGGGAGCGCACCACGAACCCCTACCTGCTGGGTCTGGCGGGGTAGGCACGACAGGCGCCCGCGGCACCGCCTCACCCGCACGTGCACGACCTGGCGCAGGACCAGGCGCGCGAGACCCCATACCCCTCCACCCACACGACGACGAGGTCGATATGACGATCAGCGAGTTCCCCCGCTACCCGCTCACCTTCGGGCCGAGCCCGGTGCACCACCTCAAGCGGCTGTCCGCGCACCTGGGCGGGGCTCAGGTGTGGGCCAAACGTGAGGACGTCAACAGCGGGCTGGCCTTCGGCGGTAACAAGACCCGCAAGCTGGAGTACATCGTTCCGGACGTGCTGGCCTCCGGAGCGGACACGCTGGTCTCCATCGGGGGCTACCAGTCCAACCACACCCGCCAGGTCGCGGCGGTCGCTGCCCACCTCGGGCTGAGGTGCCGACTCGTCCAGGAGCGGTGGGTGCCGTGGGAGGACCCCGTCAACGACAAGGTCGGCAACATCCTGCTGTCCCGGATGATGGGCGCCGACTCGCGGCTGGACGACTCCGGCTTCGACATCGGCATCCGTGACTCCTGGAAGCAGGCCCTGCACGAGGTCGAGGAGGCCGGTGGGGTGCCCTACCCGATCCCTGCGGGCGCCTCCGAGCACCACCTCGGTGGTCTGGGCTTCGCCAACTGGGCCTTTGAGCTCGCCGAGCAGGAGAAGGAGCTGGGCGTCTTCTTCGACACGATCGTGGTGTGCACCGTCACCGGCTCGACCCACGCCGGGATGATCGCCGGCTTCGCCGCCCTGGAGGAGCTCACCGGGGTGCGCCGTCGGGTCCTGGGCATCGACGCCTCCGCGACCCTGGAGAAGACCCGGGACCAGGTGGCCCGGATCGCGCGCCACACCGCACAGCTCATCGAGGTCGGCCGCGAGCTGCGCGAGGACGAGATCCAGGTGCTGGAGGGGTGGGCGGGCGAGCTCTACGGGCTCCCGGTCGAGTCCACCATGGAGGCCATGGCGCTCGGCGCCCAGCTGGAGGGGATGATCACCGACCCGGTCTACGAGGGCAAGTCCCTCGCGGGCCTGATCGACCTGGTCAAGGACGGCGAGATCCCTGCAGGCTCCACCGTCCTCTACGCGCACCTGGGCGGCCAACCCGCGGTCAACGCCTACCACTCGCTGTGGTCGTCCTGACCGCACGCACGGGGCGAGCCGGACCGCCCGGTGCGGCTCAGCACCTGACGGGGGCAGCTGTCACGCCTCGATAGACTCGCCCGGTGATCACCCCCCGCACGCCGTCCGGAGTCCTCGAGCTGCTGCCGCAGGAGCAGGTCGCCTTCCAGCGCATGCTGGACGCGATCCGCACCGGCTACGAGCGGTTCGGCTTCCTGCCGATCGAGACGCCGGTCTTCGAGCGCTCCGACGTGCTGCTGACCAAGACCGGCGGCGAGACCGAGCGCCAGGTCTACTTCGTGCAGTCCACGGGGGCGCTGGAGAAGGCCAACGAGGCGACGCGCCAGAGCCGGGAAAGCGGCGAGGGCGCGGCGGGGGAGACGGCATACCCCGAGCTTGCCCTGCGCTTCGACCTCACCGTGCCGCTGGCGCGCTACGTCGCCGAGCACGAGCACCAGCTGACCTTCCCGTTCCGCCGCTACCAGATGCAGCGCGTCTACCGGGGTGAGCGGCCGCAGCGCGGGCGGTTCCGGGAGTTCTACCAGTGCGACGTGGACATCATCGGCAAGGACCAGCTCTCGGTCCGGCACGACGCCGAGTGCCCCGCGATCATCCACGGCATCTTCGCCGACCTGGCGATCGGGCCGTTCACCATCCAGATCAACAACCGCAAGCTGCTGCGGGGGTTCTACGAGGACCTCGGGATCACCGACGGTGAGCAGCAGGCAGCCGTGCTGCGCGAGGTGGACAAGCTCGACAAGCGCGGCGAGGACTACCTGCGGACCACGCTGACCGGTGAGGGCTTCGACCTGTCCCCGGAGGTCGTGGAGCAGATCCTCACCTTCGTGCAGGTGCGCTCGACGGGGCACGAGGACGCCCTGTCGCGGCTCGCCGAGGTGGAGGGCGGCTCCCGCGGCAGTGCGTCGCTGGCGGAGGGCGTCGCCGAGCTGCGCGAGGTGCTCACCCTGGTCCGGGCCATGGGTGTGCCCGAGGCCGACTACCGCCTCAACTTCTCCATCGCCCGCGGCCTCGACTACTACACCGGCACCGTCTACGAGACCGTCCTGGACGACCACCCCGAGATCGGGTCGATCTGCTCCGGCGGCCGCTACGACAACCTCGCCGGCCAGTACACCAAGTCCCGTCTGCCCGGCGTGGGCATCTCGATCGGCCTGTCCCGCCTCTTCTGGCAGCTGCGCGAGGCCGGCCTGCTCGAGGCGTCGACGGGCGAGTCGACCGTGCAGGTGCTGGTGCCGCAGCTGTCCGAAGGGCTGCTCGACGCCCAGCTGGCCCTGGCCGCCCAGCTGCGCGCCGGCGGCATCCGCACCGAGACGGTGCTGGACGGCGGCAAGCTCGGCAAGCAGCTGAGGTATGCCGACCGCGCCGGCATCCGGTTCGTCGCCCTCCTCGGTGAGCAGGAGGTGGCCGACGGGACCGTGACGATCAAGGACCTGCGCCGCCAGGACCAGTTCACCGTGTCGCGGACCGAGGTGGTCTCCGCCCTGCGGGTCGAGCTGGCGCAGCCGCTGGTCTGAGCCGCGCGGGGCGTCAGCCCTCGACGTCGACCGACAGGATGCTGATCGGCTGGGCGGGCGCACCGTCGGGAGCGCCGCCCTGGCCGCCCTGCGCGGCGATCGCCTCGACGATCTCCAGCCCGTCGGTGACCTGCCCGAAGACGCTGTAGCCGCCGCCCTGGGTGGGCAGCATGGTGTCGTCGTAGACGATGAAGAACTGTCCGCCGTTGCTGTTCGGGTCCTGGGTCCGGGCCATCGCCAGGGAGCCGGGCGGGTAGGTGCCGTCGTCGGGGGCGTTCTCGATGCCGTAGCCGTAACCGGGGTTGCCCCGCCCGCTGCCGGTCGGGTCGCCGCACTGCAGCACGAAGATGCCCTGGGTGGTCAGCCGGTGGCACGGGCTGTCGTCCCAGTAGCCCTGCTCGGCCAGGAACGCGAAGGAGGCCACCGTCTGCGGGGCCTCGGCCGCCGCGAGCTCCAGCACGATGTCGCCGCAGGTGGTCTCCAGCGTCGCGGTCACGGTCGCCGGGTCCCCGGGGTGCGGCTCCGGCAGGTCCTCGGGCGTGAAGGCCAGCGGCTCGGCGGGCGGTGCCGGCGGTTCCTCGCAGTCCAGCGCCGCGGCGGGGGCCGTCGCCCCAGCGTCCTCCGTCGCCTCCGTCTCCTGGCTGTCCTCCGTCTCGGTGTCCGAGCCGAACATGGGCGAACCGTCGCCACAGCCGGAGAGCACGAGCGCGACGAGGGCAGAGGCGGGCAGCAGGTGACGGCGCATGGACGGGAAGTCTAGGTCGGTCGCCGGCGAGCTCGGCACGTGGTCCGGACCACCAGGCAGGATGTGTTAGCGTATTAACGCGCTGGCACAGAGCCGGCGCATCGTCACGAGAAGGGCCAGGACCGGATGAAGCAGCGGGAGCGGGACGTCGAGCGGGCACCGCGGGTGCGCGCCGAGCTCGCCGCCACCCTCGCCGGGCTGACCGACCCCGCCGCCGTGGACGCCTTCCTCGACGACCTGTGCTCGCCCGCCGAGATCGAGGCGCTGGCCGACCGGTGGTCGGTCGTCCCCCTGCTCGCGCAGGGTATGCCGTACCGCCGCATCTACGAGGTCACCGGCGTCAGCGTCACGACCGTGGGCCGCATCGCCAAGTGCCTGGACGGCGGCTCCGGGGGCTACCGGGCCGCGCTGGAGCACCATCCCGGCCGCGAGCATGCCCATCCGGCGGGGGCCGCCCCCGCCTGAGCCGGCGCCCGACGGAGTGCGCCGCCGCCCAGGCACCCAGAGCGCCGCGCGCCTGCCGCCCCCCGCTTGACCACTCCCCATACCCCTTCACCCGGAAGGTCGTCATGACCCCTCCTGCCCAGCCGCGCGAGCGCCTGCGCATCGCGCTGCAGAAGTCCGGCCGCCTCGGCGACCCAGCCCGCGAGCTGCTCGCCTCCGGCGGCCTGACCTGGCGCGAGAGCCGCGACCGGCTCTTCCTCTACGGCGAGAGCCTGCCCGTGGACCTGCTGCTGGTCCGCGACGACGACATCCCCGGCCTGATCGCCGACGGCGTCTGCGACCTGGGGGTCGTCGGCCGCAACGTGCTGGTCGAGCACGGCCTGGCGCTGGACGCCCAGGGCCGCCGGCCGCTCGTCGAGTGGCGCCAGCTCGGCTGGGGGCGGTGCAGCCTGGACGTCGCCATCGGCGAGGACGAGGAGTGGACCGGGCCCCAGCAGCTGCAGGGCCTGCGGATCGCCACCTCCTACCCGCAGATCCTCGGGCGCTGGCTCGGGGAGCAGGGCGTCGAGGCGCAGACCGTGGTGCTCAACGGCTCCGTCGAGATCGCGCCGCGGCTGGGGCAGGCCGACGTGGTCTGCGACCTGGTCTCCACGGGCGGCACGCTGCGGGCCAACCAGCTGCGTCCCGTGACCACCATCCTGGAGAGCGAAGCGGTCATCGCGGGGCCCGACCAGCGCCTGGAGGACGGCCGTCAGGAGATCGCCGACCTGCTGCTCAACCGCCTCGACGGTGCCATGCAGCTCAAGGAGTCGCGCCTGCTGATGCTGCGCGCCTCCCGGCCCGTGCTGGACCAGGTGCTGCCGCTGCTGCCCGGCGGTCACGAGCCCACGCTGACCGGTGTCGAGGGCCGCGACGAGGTCGCGATCCAGATGCTGGTCCACGGCCCGGTCTCCTGGGCCAAGCTCGAGGACCTCAAGCGGGCCGGGGCGCACAACCTCATGGTCCTGCCGGTGGAAGGGATGCTGGCATGAACGTGCTGACCTGGTCCCAGCTGTCCACGCAGGACCAGCAGGACGCGCTGCGCCGGGCGACCGCCGCGGCGGGGCCGGAGGTCACCGCCGGCGTCGCCGACATCCTGGCGCAGGTCCGCACCCGCGGGGACGAGGCCCTGCGCGAGCTGACCGCGCGCCTGGACGGAGCCGAGGTGGAGGCGCTCGAGGTCCCTGCAACCGACCGGCAGGCCGCCGTGGCGGCGCTGGACCCGCAGCTGCGGTCCGCGATCACCGAGGCGGCCGGGCGCATCCGGGCCTTCCACGAGGCCGGTATGCAGCAGGACTACGCCGTCGAGACGGCCCCGGGCGTGGTGTGCGAGCGCGTGGTGAGGCCGATCCGCCGGGTCGGTCTGTACGTGCCCGCCGGCTCCGCCCCGCTGCCCTCGACCGCGCTCATGCTCGGCATCCCGGCGCAGCTGGCCGGGTGTCCCGAGGTGGTGCTCTGCACCCCGCCCCGGCCCGACGGCACCGCCGATCCCGCCGTGCTCGCCGCGGCCGCCGAGTGCGGGATCGAGCGGGTCTTCGTCGTCGGCGGCGCCCAGGCGGTGGCCGCGATGGCCTACGGGACCGGCTCCGTCCCGCGCTGCGACAAGATCTTCGGCCCCGGCAACGCCTGGGTCACCGAGGCCAAGCGGCAGGTCTCGACGGCCGAGGGCGGCCCCGGGATCGACCTGCCCGCTGGGCCTTCCGAGGTCGTCGTCGTGGCCGACGCCGGCGCCGACGCCGAGTTCGTCGCCGCAGACCTGCTCTCCCAGGCCGAGCACGGCCCGGACAGCCAGGTGCTGCTCCTCACCGACAGCCGCGAGCTGGCCGAGGCGGTCGGCGAGGAGGTCGAGGAGCAGGTGGCGAGCCTGCCCCGGGCCGACATCGCCCGCAAGGCGCTGGCCGCGTCGCGGATCATCCTGACCCCCGACCTCTCGACGGCCATGGACGTCGTCAACGACTACGCCCCCGAGCACCTGATCCTGGCCCTGCGCGAGCCCCGCGACTGGCTGGGGCAGGTGGAGCGGGCCGGGTCGGTCTTCCTCGGCGACACCACCCCCGAGACCCTGGGCGACTACTCCTCCGGCACCAACCACGTGCTGCCGACCGCCGGCGCCGCCCGGTTCACCGGCGGTGTCAACGTCGGCTCCTTCCAGATCGCGATGACCGTCCAGCAGGCCACCCCGGCCGGGCTGCAGCAGGTCGGGCCGTCCGCCGTGACCCTGTCCGAGGCCGAGTCCCTGCACGCCCACCAGCGGGCGGTCACCCGGCGGCTCGCCCGGATCGGCAGCGACGCCAGCAGCTCCACCACCACCTCGGACGGTGTGCGGTGAGCGCCGCCCGCCCGGCTCCTCCCGGCTTCCCCCAGCACCTGATCCGGGAGGACCTGCGCGACTTCGCGGGCTACTCCTCTGCGCGCACCAGCGGTCCCACCGGGCTCGTCGACGCGTCACCGCGGGTGTGGCTCAACGCCAACGAGTCCGGCGACCCCAGCGCCGTCGACGCGGAGGGCCGCTGCCGCCGCTACCCCGAGCCGCAGCCGCCGGACCTGGTGGAGGCGTTCGCCGACCTCTGGGCCACCTCGCCGGACCGTGTCGTCGTCGGCCGCGGCAGCGACGAGGCGATCGAGCTGCTGGTCCGCGCCCTCTGCCGGCCGGGCGAGGCCCGCGACGGCATCATCGTCACCTCCCCGACCTTCGGCATGTATGCCGTCTCGGCCCGCCTGCACGGCGTGCCGGTGGTCGACGTCCCCCAGCTCGACGAGGACATCCGCTGGCGGGTGGACACCGCCGCCGTGGCCGAGGCGGTGGGCCGCGGCGGCGCGCGGCTCGTCTTCCTCGCCTCGCCCGGCAACCCGACCGGGACGGTGGTGCCGCTGCGGGAGGTCGCCGACCTGGCCGCGGCCGTGGCCGAGCAGGCGGTGGTGGTCGTCGACGAGGCCTACGGCGAGTACACCGCGCAGCGCTCTGCAGTCACCCTGCTGGAGGAGCACCCGAACCTCGTCGTGCTGCGCACCCTGTCCAAGGCGCACGCCCTGGCCGGGGCCCGGGTCGGGATCGCGCTGGCCCACCCCGACCTGGCGGCCGTCCTGCGCCGCGTCCAGGCGCCCTACCCGGTGCCGATCCCCGTCGCCGAGCTCGCGCTGGCCGCGCTCTCGCCGGAGGCGCTGGCGCAGACGCGCAGCCGTGTGGGCCAGACGCTGGTGCGGCGCGACCAGGTCGGGCGCTGGCTGCGCGACCTGCCCGGCGTGCGGGCGGTCTACGCCGGCGAGGCCAACTTCCTGCTGGTGCGCGCCGAGGACCCGGACCGGCTGCTGTCCGCCCTGGACGGGGCCGGTGTCGTCGTGCGCGACCTGCGGCAGCAGCCGTTGCTCCAGGACGCCGTCCGCATCACCATCGGGACCGGCACCGAGATGGAGCAGGTGCGCCAGGCTCTCGCGGGCCTCAGACCCGACCCCACCAGCACCAACCCCCCTCGCCCCACGACCCAGGAGCCCACCCGATGAGCAC containing:
- a CDS encoding MBL fold metallo-hydrolase; the encoded protein is MFVRSIVADAFGTNCYIVAPAAGEECLIVDPGVGVVDRVQEVLREHRLRPAAVLLTHGHLDHVYSVTPVCAGTTGAYIHTDDCYRLRDPLATMNPQLLLALEQQFGRAATWTEPEDVVEVTDRQVLELAGLQLEVAHAPGHTEGSVLFSLAGVPDGIPSDELERTMLSGDVLFAGSIGRTDLPGGDHAAMQRSLRDVVLPQPDPTLVLPGHGPATTMARERTTNPYLLGLAG
- a CDS encoding RelA/SpoT family protein — protein: MTEPVPSASTPRVGGGLRPRWARLGGARTSTSPVLEPLLRSVRATHPRADVSLIERAYQVAEKAHKGQTRKSGDAYITHPLAVASILAELGMTPSTIAAALLHDTVEDTAYSLEQLRKDFGDEIAMMVDGVTKLDKVTYGDAAQAETVRKMVVAMARDIRVLVIKLADRLHNARTWRYVSAESAARKAQETLEIYAPLAHRLGMNTIKWELEDLSFAQLYPKVYDEIVRMVAERAPAREQMLSRIRAEITEELKTSKIRATVTGRPKHYYSVYQKMIVRGHDFEQIYDLVAVRVLVDSIQDCYAVLGALHSRWNPVPGRFKDYIAMPKFNMYQSLHTTVMGPGGKPVEVQIRTHQMHRRAEYGVAAHWKYKEQGPDGTKAKAGTDGGPGALDGMGWLRQLIEWQKETSDPGEFLDSLRFEVGAAEVYVFTPDGDVMALAAGATPVDFAYAVHTEVGHRCVGGRVNGKLVPLDSELVNGDVCEIITSKAQDAGPSRDWLNFVKTARARNKIRQWFTRERREEMVDSGRDQIAKVLRKQNAPLQRLMSHDTLTAVAQDLNYKDIEGLYAAVGEGHVSSQHVVNQLVATLGGEDGAEEDLAEAVRPQRGRLPQADPGVTVVGADDVWVKLARCCTPVPGDPILGFVTHGKGVSVHRTDCTNAEQLQTQSPERILAVAWAPTASSLFLVNMQVEALDRPGLLSDVTRVLSEQHVNILSASVQTSRDRVALSKFTFEMADPSHLESVIRAVRRIPAVLDAYRVTGTTSTDPHRRRSQPSRSA
- a CDS encoding DUF349 domain-containing protein, whose translation is MPQPSERSAETDQLPESEASRDQVTEQAAATEAPQATPEPDTPELAEAPAEEAAPAEETTESPAEEPPAVEEAAAETPVEEAAQAAAEEEPADEASSEAPAEETPAAADPAEESPAQPAAPLPGVPTPAMFAARKPAAPRPASSVPTAPASPDTSAAVAEPLPPSESVRHGRVGEDGTVYVQFADGTERAVGSYPGATADEALAYFARKYDELVAAADLLKARLASTDVSSHDARQSLNHLKEQIGEANVVGDLAALEATVTHLEGAISDKARAEQQARAAAKAQATQEREAIVAQAEQLAATDPSRIQWKQSSARVRELLDEWKAHQRSGPRLDKDVESGLWQRFSAARSSFDKARKTWFAQLDDQHAEAKRLKERLVAEAEQLATSKDWGATAGAFKRLMQDWKRAGRASRTEDDALWQRFKSAQDAFFNAKDEVVAAEEAEFTENLKVKEALLAEAEALTVDEANLEHAKNELRRIQDRWEAAGKVPRADVRRVEGRLRAVEQQVRDLEDKKWQRTDPELTARAQSMVDQLERQVQGLESDLAAARAAGDDKRASSLESEIATKKLWLDSARGGLS
- a CDS encoding M18 family aminopeptidase; amino-acid sequence: MTDSPGDPPEVRRIEELASHVTEVADGLCRYLDASPSPFHAVDSAARLLTGQGFAEVVETDPTPTTPGSYVVRRGGSLIAWSTDHLPEGAAAHTPYRVVGAHTDSPNLRIKPHPDWARAGWQMLGVEIYGGALTNSWLDRDLGLSGRVAVRDASAPGGVGQRLWRCDDPILRVSQLAIHLDRTVRTEGLQLNDQQHLAPHWGLGAGVDRTFRDWLADQVQVAPEDLLAYDAMTHDLTPARRIGRDGELLASARLDNLATSYAAVLALLHAVDQPAEQPWIPMIALFDHEEVGSTSERGAQSTFLPAWLERIVLAAGGSREDYWRALAGTVIASGDMAHATHPNYAERHEPQHQIRMNGGPVLKVNTNLRYATDSLGAAAFQLACEQAGVPMQTFVTRTDLPCGSTVGPMTSALTGATTVDFGAPVLSMHSTREICGTLDQAGYAAALAAFLAPATP